The Bacteroidia bacterium genomic interval TTGCTCAATTTGATGATGAAGATTGTCTTTGCTAAGGGAGAGTTGAAGGGATTTTCCTTTTTTAATCCGAACAGCTCTGATCAAAAATATCTTAAGCAGACTTGAAACCATATCCAATTGACCGATAGCCATCTGTTTCAATTCTTTTTGCAGGGATGTATAGAATCGAAACAACTTCCTGAACTCCTTTTCGCTGCATCGAAGCAAAAAGTCATTGAAGAAATTATTGAATAGAAAGCCCTGACAGCCAATATCTTTTGCGTGAATGTCAATGCAAAAAAAATCGGGATGAAACTGCACCAGTATACCTTCAAATTCCCCTTCTACGGAAAGTTGCTGATAGGGATAATAGAAAAGAATGTAATTGTCTTTTATCTCCGTCTTTTGCCCATCGATGATGAGCTTGGCATCTGCCTGAGTAAAAAAGAAAATGCCATAGAAATTGGGGTTCTGGAAAAGTGCCTGAAAGCTGGCTTGTGAAAGCGCCGATATCATCAGCACCTTTTCATTTGAATTATTGAATAAAGCCGACATCAGATACAAAAGAAAGTTCAAATTCAAGTGGAAAGCGCAAAGGGGCTGCTAATCTACATCCTTTCCTGGATTTTGAATTTAGGTCACTACTCGAAGGAATTAGCAATCTCTCCTCTCAGAGTAAGAAAGAAATCTTTGCATACAAAATTTTCAGCCCGAAAATATTTCTTAACACCAACACTCAAGCCCCACAATAACATACTTTACTCTCTTACCCGGTTCCAGATATCGAGATACATTTTCCAGACATCCGCTTCGACTTCTTTCCAGATAACAACATATTTCCCTTTCCATGAGGTCTCACTTCCATCAGTATTTTTGGTCTTGCCTTCGTAATAACCATAGTCATAGGCTTCATTTCCCATGATCCGGATCTCTTCCGGCATGAGTTTATGATAGGAAGTTTTACTTTTTCGATCGGCTGGTGGAATCCAATAAGCTCGTAAGTCAGCTTCTCCTTCCATAATGGGAGCATTATTGGGAAAGATTTTACCATCCGCTGTATAGGCGTCAATTACCGTATCATAATCGCCCTCTACCAAAGCTTTGGAAAATAGCCTCATATTTCTGCGGATGATATTCTGATCTTTTTCAAATACCCAATCCGGAATTTCAACATTAAGCTTTACTTCCAGTGTTTTAAATCTCCTGAGCAAACGATCATTGGCATATAAGTCAGTGATGAAAGGGAAAAGGAGGCCATCTACCTTCCGATAATCAGCAAAAGTCGTTTTGAATTCCACTCCTTTCCAACTTACGTCCTCGGAAAATTCAGAAATCATTTCCAATAAATAGGTTTCCGGATTGAGGTAATAGAACTGCTCATCAAGCTCCGATTTAGCCATTTTGATCTTATGAACCTTCTGCCCATTAAGCTCAGCCAGCCCTTCATAGCTCATCTGATGGCCTCGACTTTTCGCCAAAACCAACTCTCCATGAAATTCTGCTTCTTCGGCCATTTCTTTGTCTTCTCCTTCCGGCATAGGCTTGAGGCTATCATTTCGCATGATCCAGCCTTCCTTGCCATCATAGGATTTGATCCGGTCCCAATTTTCTGTCTCCAGGTCTATTCGGACTTTGTTGGGGAGTTTAACAGTGAGAACACTCCTGTAGGTAATGCCATTTCGCTCACTTTCATCCTTAATAATATGAGCATGCATCTTTTTCCAGGCATCAACTCCCCCCATCGCTTCGGCGTGTTTATCAAGGAGTTCATCCAGGCTTTGGGAATAAAGTTGAGGCAGGAACAATAAGCCCAGACTGAATAGGAGGATGAATTTTTTCATGGAATTCTATTTCTCACAAGGTCAGGAGAAAGTCGGGAATGCGGGAATCATTTGCAGATAAATTTGGGAAAGATAGCGGAATCAGGCTTTCCATATCCATTTTTCCATGCCCTCTTCTTCTTCCATAAAGCTAAATCCTGCCTGTTTAAAACAGTGAATGGAAGCTGTATTCTTTGGGTCAATATATGCGTGATACTGGGGGGCTAGTTTTTGAGATTGAAGGTGTAGCAGCATCTTATTCCCTAAACCTTTCTTTCTGTAATTTCCTTTGACCATGATCAGGAGATTGGCCCAGTCTTCTTCTAACTCAATCTCTGCAAAAGCGAGAATTTCCTCTTCTTTTACCCATACATAGGCCCATCGATTGGCATGTTCCAGGATCAATTCAAATTGTTTGCGAGGAGGATCAAAGCCACTTAAGTGGTGCCGAATTTCCGGATCACCAAACCATAAAAGCAATTGAGAAATGTCTTCTTTGGTAAACAGCCTAAAACTCATAGCGAATGCCTAGTCGGATATTTATTCCCAAATCGTCAGCATAATACCTGAGTCTATTGAGGTAGTCCCGGTAAACGGTATTCAGGATGTTTTCGGCTTGCAGAGAAAATGCAACTTTTGATTCTCCCAATTGGATATGACCTTCCCATTCAGCCCCTAATAAAAAGTAGGCATCGGGGGGAGCAAGAAAATCCTGTTCTGGAAGCAGACGATTTTGTCGAAATACATATTTTGCATTGATCGATAGGCGGTCGAAATGGAAATTGCCTTGCTCTTCCGGAAGAAAACTTATGGAACTAAAGAAGTTGTTGGCAGGCATATAAACCAGAGGGAGATCATTGCTGAGATCATGACCCCGGATGACTGAATATTTTGTGATCCACTCCCATTTTTCTACAGGCGTAAATTTAGCCAAGAGATCCCAACCCATAATTTGAGCTCCTGTCTGTTTATATCGAAAAACGGGAAAGGCACCCCGAATAGTGAGTCTGTATTCATCTTCGGGTTCGAGGAAAATATAGTTGTCAATATTTTGTAGATAGGCGGTTGATTCGAGGAAAAATTGCTTGCCCACAATAAGCGTGTTTGAAAGCACTGCTTTCATCGAAGTCTCTGGAATAAGGCTACGGTCTCCTTCTTCGATGCCTGAAACGCCCTGATGAAGTCCCTGGCTATACAATTCATTGATATCCGGGGAACGTTGTGCCATCCCAAGATTGAGGCGAGAAGTAAATTGGGAATTATGGGTAAATTTCAAACTTCCCAAAAGGGCATAATTATGATAGCTATGCTCAAAGCGCTCCACAAAAGCCGGTGGTCCTACATTGATGGTCGCAACCTGATATAATTGATAATCATAGCGCGCTCCCAACTCATACATGAGTCTGTTTTCTCCAGAATATAGCAAAGCGTATAAGGCCGAATTATACTTTCTGTAGTTGGGGATCAGGGGGAAGATACCGGTTTCCGGATTATTGTTGTTATCTACAAATTTCCCTTGTGTTCCCACTTTAAAACTGAGTCCTGATTCCAGGGTCTTTTGGTATTTGACGTCGGCAAAATGAGATTGAAGAAAGAGGCTAAGAGAAGGAATTTCAGACCGTCCGCTTCTTCGGACATCAAATTCTTTCCGATCATTCAATTGACCTCCATAGATAAAAGTCAGAGAACTTTGATCTGGAAAGAGAAAGTGATTTTCCCATTTTAGCAAATGATGCTGTACGACTTGTCTGGGAGGATTGATCTTGTAGGAGAAAGTGTCTGCTGTGAAAGCAGGAACCCTATTGCCTATTGCATTTTGCAGGTCAGTTAAATTGCCGATATGTGAACCTCTCAGGATGCCCAATTCTGTATTGAACAGGCTATAATAAAGTCTCGATTTCCACCAATAGTTGACATTTTTGTCCCATTGGGCTGCTATATTAGCTTCTCTGGTACCTGTATTAGTTAGAAAATAATTGGGGCTTCTTTGATCGCCGTTAAATTTCAAGCTTCCTGTAATCCTCCAGGCTCCCCAATCATCTGACTTCTCAAGCCGGCCTGCAAGGCTATGTCCCAATCCATTGCTTTGGAAATTGTAATTGATCAGGCCGTGGATGTGAGGATCGGGAGAAATATTGCCCGGACTAACTTTGATAATTCCTCCCAGGATATTTGAGCCGTATTCTACCGCTCCCACTCCTTTTACCACACTGATTTGCTGTGCCGTATTGGGGTCTATTTCCGGCGCATGATCATTTCCCCATTGTTGACCAGCTTGTGCTATCCCATTATTTAAAACAGCAACTCTATTTCCATACAGGCCGTGGATGACAGGCTTGGATATTCCTCCCCCTCCTTTGATTGTGCTGACCCCGGAAATCGATTCCAGCATTTGGGCGAGAGCCTTTCCACTTTCCTTCTGAATCTGTTCTTTACCTAATACCTTCTGGTTTTGTAGTTGTAAATCCGACCTGGCCTCTCCTTTTATCTGTACTTCCTCCAGAAATTCAATATGGTGCTTGAGGTAAAGGGTTAATAGTGTATCTCTACTAAGTTTTATGAAAAATCTATCAGTCTCTCCGCCCAAATGAGAAAGTTTTAAATGGTATTCTCCTTCACAAAGATTTTTTAAATGAAAGAAACCGGCAGAATCAGCTGTGATGCCTCCACCGGTTTCTTCTATGCTTATGTTTGTATATGAAAGAGGAGTTTTTGAAAACTCATCCTTTACATATCCTTTGATTTCGAGATCACAAGACTGTGCCCAGCTACTACTCAAACTTAGTATCTGGGACAGTACAAATATGTAAATACGAAGTCTCAAATTTTTATTGGATCAGGATGTCGAAGGTAACTTCAATATCAGTTTCTCCATCAGCATTGGTAATGTCTCCAATTGCTACACCTGTAGCGTCTTTCACTGGCTCATGGCGAAGGGTGATTTTTAGCGTTCCACTTCCCGCATCCCCGGTTGTAAAGGTTGTCATGATGCCAACAGGATTTCCATTTGCATCTGTATCTTTATAGGCAATCGTCGCATTTGCACCTCCTCCTAGTTCGAAAAAGAATTGGTGATCCTCATCCTCCTCAGCAATTTCTACCGTGATGTCCTCTGCAGGAGTCTCTTGTTTATTCAATAAAATAAGGGTTCCACTATAGGTGGTATTTGCCTTTAGGGGCTCTGTAAGATAGGAAGGAGGATTCCCTCCATCACCATCAAGGTCTTCAAAACTTAGTACTGCGTCGGCTCCTCCGCCATCAGGGATCAGGGTATATGCCAGCGTAGTAATTACTTCCTCTGGATTAGGAATAGGCGGCTCCTCGTCCTCACAAGCTACGAAAGAGAAAGAGATGGCCAGGATGGCAATCATGCCATAAAAGAATTTCTTTGAAGTAAACATGGGTTTAAGCTTAAAATGATAAAATGGTGTAAAGTCGGGATATAGTTATCCCGGCTTAGTCGAACCCAAGAGTTCAACTGATAGAGAAAGATGCGATCAGGAAAGAGGGGGGGCTCGAGGTGAGCGGTGGAAAATATTTGCCTGGGTAATGGCGAGAGGAAGATTTTCCTCCACTAATTCCAGCAAAAATTCTGCGGTAGCAATAAATGATTGCTCATCGTCCAGTTGATAATTCCGGATAAAGGCATCGCAAAGTTCACAACTTGGGTTGCTGGGGAGAAAATGTTCGCGATGATCACAACCGTTATTCTGAGCTGCATGATAAAGCGTCCTGTGGCATTCGTCCTGTTCAGCTTCTATTGTATGAACCACATGTTCTTCCTCATGCTCATGGCTGAGTTCATGAGAAATGTTGGATAGCATAAAGACAAAAAGATAGCAGGCAAGCAGGAGAATAGTCCCTGTTTGGCCTAATATGCTCATCTGCCTTTTTGCAAACATGTTGCAAATATATTTCATTTTGAGTCCGAAAGCAATTGCTACATATTCCTCCAATATTCCTAAATTCAGAAATCCCGACGAATCAGAAAGAAAAATCTATAAAAACTACTATGAACACTACACACAGAACTACTGTTTTTCTATTGCTACTATTCCAAATTCTTTTCTGCCCGGCTCAGTTGGATATTGTCCTGAAAGGGGGTAGGGTAATGGATCCGGAAACCGGCCTGGATGCCATTCGAAATGTAGGCATACGAGGAGACCGCATTGTGGAAATTAGCCGCGATGAACTGGAGGGGAAAGAGGTGATCGATGTTTCGGGCCTGGTTGTATCTCCAGGTTTTATTGACCTCCATGTACATGGCCAAACCAATGCTGCCCATAAATACCAGGCCAGAGATGGAGTAACCACTGCTTTGGAACTGGAAGGAGGGATGCCCTTTTTGAAAGAATGGATCAAAAGCAAAGAAGGTAAGACCATTGTTAACTATGGAGCTACTGTTCCCCATGCGCTTTTGAGGGCACTGGCGATGAAAGAATATCGCAACTACCTGGATCAGGCAAAAGATATCTTAAAAGAGAAGGGATTTGAAGCACCAGAGCTCTTTCGTTTACAAGCCAATCTTCAAACTGCGGGTTATCGTTCGCTTACAGAAGATGATCTGGTATATATGCGGGAACTTTTGTTGGAGGAATTGGAAAAGGGAGCTTTAGGGGTAGGGGTTCCTGTGGGTTACTATCCCGGAGCAACTGCAGGTGAAATTTATAAGGTCTACCAATTTGCTGCCGAAAAAGGAGTACCAGTTTTCTCACATACCCGTGGATTCGGGATGCCGGGGATTCAGGAAGCTATTTCTAATGCAACTGCCAGTGGAGCCCCACTTCATATTGTCCATGCAAATAGTCTCTCTCTAGGCGAAATACAGGTAACCCTGGACATGGTCGAAGATGCTCAAAAGAATGGACTGGATGTAACGACTGAGGTATATCCATATACAGCTGCTTCTACCTCTCTGGAGTCCGCCATTTTTGATGAAGGCTGGCAGGAGAAATTGGGCATTAGCTATGGGGATATTCAGTGGGAAGCGACTGGTGAAAGGTTGACGGAAGCCACTTTTAAAGAATATCGGGAAAAAGGAGGGATTGTAATCATTCACATGATGAAACCTGAATGGATAGAAAAAGGCATTGCTGATCCGCGGACTATGATCGGTTCCGATGGAATGCCTTATCATCCCAAAGCCCATCCTCGTACTGCCGGCACTTTCTCAAGAGTCCTGGGAAGATATGTGAGAGAGAAAAAAGTGATTGGCCTTATGGATGCCTTGCGTAAAATGACCCTGATGCCTGCCCAAAGATTGGAGGAGGTAGCTCCTTCTATGCATTTGAAAGGGCGCTTACAGGTGGGGGCAGATGCGGATATCACCATTTTCGATCCAGAGACCATTATTGATAAAGCAGATTTTAAAGGACTTCAGTATTCTGAAGGAGTTACTTATGTATTGGTGAATGGAGTCTTCGTGGTGAAAGAAGGCAAGAATGTTGAAGGCGCATTCCCCGGAAGAGCTGTAGTAGGAAAATATCGCAATTAATCCTCCATGAAAAATATCTATAAAACTTATATCGTTCCGGGCCTGTTATTTCAATCTATTGTTGTTGGAGGAGGCTATGGAACCGGTCGTGAGATCATCGAATTTTTCATGAGTAAAGGACCTCTGGGGGGCTATTTGGGAATCCTGGTTTCTATGGTCATCTGGAGCATCATCATCGCCATCGGTTTTGAATTGGCTCGTCGGTATAAACTCTATGATTATCGAAGTTTCCTCAAAAATCTATTAGGGAAAGGATGGATGCTCTTCGAATTGGTGTACATTGCCAATTTGGTCATCGCTGTTGCTGTGGTAGGATCGGCTTCGGGAGAGTTATTGTTTGAGATGACGGGCTGGTCGAAAATGGTCGGTACGCTCCTGATGGTAACAGTTGTGGGCTATCTCGTTTTCAAAGGGAGTAAACTCATTGAAAAAGCCCTGTCTACCTGGTCTTTGGTACTCTATGCTGCCTATTTGATCCTGATTATAGCAGCAGTTTATAAATATGGAGGAACTATAGCAGAGCAAATGGGCGTATCCAAGCCGGATGCTCCCTGGTTGACTGGTGGCTTTCAATATGCCGCTTACAATCTGGCTGCTTTACCCGCTATCCTCTTCATCGCCGGTAATTTTAAGAACCGTAAAGAAGCCATGACTGCTGGCTTATTGGCCGGACCCCTGGCTATGCTACCCGCGATTTTTATTTATACATCCATGTTGGCCTTTTATCCGGGCATCCTGACGGAAGCTATCCCTGCGAACTTTCTGATCGGTCAATTGGATTGGCCCATCTTTCAATTAATCTTTCAACTCATCCTCTTTGGTACTTTTATCGAAACGGGTACAGGCATGATACATGGATACAATGAAAGAGTGGCTGGGGTTTATAAAGAAAGGGGAGAGGAAATGCCCGCTTATATGCGATTAGCGATTGGAGTTGTTATTCTGATATTGGCAATATTCTTTGCGGATTTAGTCGGACTTATTGACCTCATTTCAAAAGGCTATGGCTATCTGACCTGGGCATTCTGGATCGTTTTCTTATTGCCATTATTAATCCTCGGTTCTCTCAGAATATTTGGCAAGAATGAATGAACCGCAAATCCCTAAAGCAGAAGAAAGAGATATCAGCTTCTGGCAAGCATTATTTCCCGTAGCGAGTTTACTCTTGCTGATTATTTATGGCTTGATTCTTCGTCCCAAAGTATTTGGGCAATCCCAAATCCCGTTGGAAATCGTATTCCTGCTGGCTGCTTCTATTTCTGTCGCACAATTGTTTTATTTGGGCTTTTCCTGGAAAACCATTCAGTCGCATATGGTAGCTAAGTTGGCTAAAGCTATGCCCACCTTCCTTATCCTATTTGCGATTGGAACCATTATAGGAAGCTGGATCATCTCCGGAACCATTCCGATGTTTGTCTATTATGGGATTAAGTCCATCAATGCCTCCTATATCTACATCATTTGTTTTGTGGTCCCTATTATTTTTTCCTCCCTTACAGGTACTTCCTGGGGATCGGTGGGAACGATAGGAGTGGTATTGATAGGGGTAGCTGGAGCGATTGAAGCGGATTTAGGCATAGCTGCCGGAGCAATCATTGGAGGGGCCTTTTTCGGAGATAAACTTTCCCCCCTCTCAGACACTACCAATATCGCCGCGCTGGCTGTAGAAATAGATGTCTATGATCACATTCGCTCCATGTTGTGGACGACCCTTCCTTCCGCAATTCTGGCAGGAATCATATTTTTTGTCATGGGCTTTTTGGCTCCTCCAGCCAGTTTGACGGGAGGAGATTATAGCCAGGTTGAAAGAACTTTGGAAGGCATAGATGCCTTATTTGAATTTAACATCCTACTGCTTGTACCTCCCATCATCGTTCTGTATGGCTCGATCAAAAAGATTGCAACTTTACCCGTATTGATTAGCTCATCCATTACGGCCTGTATCCTTGCCCTGATCTTTCAGGACTTTCGTTCAGAGGATGTGATCCATGCCTTTTACAAAGGATTTGATACCAGCATGGCGAGCTGGGTGGGCGTGGTTCCTGAGAATGTTGCGACTTTATTCAATAGAGGAGGTCTATACGAACTCAATGATCCCATTGTGATTTCTCTCATTGTTTTTTGCTTTGTGGGAAGTATCGATACCATACAGGCCATGCCACGGATTGTGAGTCGGGTATTTTCTTTTGCTAAAAGTCGTTCGGCAACCATTATATCCGCTCTTTTATCAACAGGACTCAGCAATTCGATGACTTCCAATCAATATGCGGCCAGCTTCATTGTAGGAGATGCCTTTCTGCATAAATTTGACCAACTGAAAATTCCCCGAAAAGTCCTGAGTAGATCGATCGAAGATATGGGGACCATGCTGGAAAGTCTGGTGCCCTGGCATACTACTTCGGTTTTTATGGTCGCGACTCTAGGGGTGCCTTTGGCAGACTTTTGGAATTGGCAATTGCTGTCCTTATTTAATTTTGTAATGGCATTCTCTTTGGCTTTGACGGG includes:
- a CDS encoding AraC family transcriptional regulator, whose product is MISALSQASFQALFQNPNFYGIFFFTQADAKLIIDGQKTEIKDNYILFYYPYQQLSVEGEFEGILVQFHPDFFCIDIHAKDIGCQGFLFNNFFNDFLLRCSEKEFRKLFRFYTSLQKELKQMAIGQLDMVSSLLKIFLIRAVRIKKGKSLQLSLSKDNLHHQIEQLIDQNFRKESSADFYVKELDISPSTFNRLCKAYFGNSFINILNLKRIAAAKNRLFLSNLPVKDIAYEVGYNDPLYFSRVFRKHSGISPSEFRRQLKSNRLT
- a CDS encoding DUF4440 domain-containing protein, with product MKKFILLFSLGLLFLPQLYSQSLDELLDKHAEAMGGVDAWKKMHAHIIKDESERNGITYRSVLTVKLPNKVRIDLETENWDRIKSYDGKEGWIMRNDSLKPMPEGEDKEMAEEAEFHGELVLAKSRGHQMSYEGLAELNGQKVHKIKMAKSELDEQFYYLNPETYLLEMISEFSEDVSWKGVEFKTTFADYRKVDGLLFPFITDLYANDRLLRRFKTLEVKLNVEIPDWVFEKDQNIIRRNMRLFSKALVEGDYDTVIDAYTADGKIFPNNAPIMEGEADLRAYWIPPADRKSKTSYHKLMPEEIRIMGNEAYDYGYYEGKTKNTDGSETSWKGKYVVIWKEVEADVWKMYLDIWNRVRE
- a CDS encoding GNAT family N-acetyltransferase encodes the protein MSFRLFTKEDISQLLLWFGDPEIRHHLSGFDPPRKQFELILEHANRWAYVWVKEEEILAFAEIELEEDWANLLIMVKGNYRKKGLGNKMLLHLQSQKLAPQYHAYIDPKNTASIHCFKQAGFSFMEEEEGMEKWIWKA
- a CDS encoding TonB-dependent receptor; translation: MRLRIYIFVLSQILSLSSSWAQSCDLEIKGYVKDEFSKTPLSYTNISIEETGGGITADSAGFFHLKNLCEGEYHLKLSHLGGETDRFFIKLSRDTLLTLYLKHHIEFLEEVQIKGEARSDLQLQNQKVLGKEQIQKESGKALAQMLESISGVSTIKGGGGISKPVIHGLYGNRVAVLNNGIAQAGQQWGNDHAPEIDPNTAQQISVVKGVGAVEYGSNILGGIIKVSPGNISPDPHIHGLINYNFQSNGLGHSLAGRLEKSDDWGAWRITGSLKFNGDQRSPNYFLTNTGTREANIAAQWDKNVNYWWKSRLYYSLFNTELGILRGSHIGNLTDLQNAIGNRVPAFTADTFSYKINPPRQVVQHHLLKWENHFLFPDQSSLTFIYGGQLNDRKEFDVRRSGRSEIPSLSLFLQSHFADVKYQKTLESGLSFKVGTQGKFVDNNNNPETGIFPLIPNYRKYNSALYALLYSGENRLMYELGARYDYQLYQVATINVGPPAFVERFEHSYHNYALLGSLKFTHNSQFTSRLNLGMAQRSPDINELYSQGLHQGVSGIEEGDRSLIPETSMKAVLSNTLIVGKQFFLESTAYLQNIDNYIFLEPEDEYRLTIRGAFPVFRYKQTGAQIMGWDLLAKFTPVEKWEWITKYSVIRGHDLSNDLPLVYMPANNFFSSISFLPEEQGNFHFDRLSINAKYVFRQNRLLPEQDFLAPPDAYFLLGAEWEGHIQLGESKVAFSLQAENILNTVYRDYLNRLRYYADDLGINIRLGIRYEF
- a CDS encoding type 1 periplasmic binding fold superfamily protein, yielding MFTSKKFFYGMIAILAISFSFVACEDEEPPIPNPEEVITTLAYTLIPDGGGADAVLSFEDLDGDGGNPPSYLTEPLKANTTYSGTLILLNKQETPAEDITVEIAEEDEDHQFFFELGGGANATIAYKDTDANGNPVGIMTTFTTGDAGSGTLKITLRHEPVKDATGVAIGDITNADGETDIEVTFDILIQ
- a CDS encoding amidohydrolase family protein — translated: MNTTHRTTVFLLLLFQILFCPAQLDIVLKGGRVMDPETGLDAIRNVGIRGDRIVEISRDELEGKEVIDVSGLVVSPGFIDLHVHGQTNAAHKYQARDGVTTALELEGGMPFLKEWIKSKEGKTIVNYGATVPHALLRALAMKEYRNYLDQAKDILKEKGFEAPELFRLQANLQTAGYRSLTEDDLVYMRELLLEELEKGALGVGVPVGYYPGATAGEIYKVYQFAAEKGVPVFSHTRGFGMPGIQEAISNATASGAPLHIVHANSLSLGEIQVTLDMVEDAQKNGLDVTTEVYPYTAASTSLESAIFDEGWQEKLGISYGDIQWEATGERLTEATFKEYREKGGIVIIHMMKPEWIEKGIADPRTMIGSDGMPYHPKAHPRTAGTFSRVLGRYVREKKVIGLMDALRKMTLMPAQRLEEVAPSMHLKGRLQVGADADITIFDPETIIDKADFKGLQYSEGVTYVLVNGVFVVKEGKNVEGAFPGRAVVGKYRN
- a CDS encoding Na+/H+ antiporter NhaC family protein; this encodes MNEPQIPKAEERDISFWQALFPVASLLLLIIYGLILRPKVFGQSQIPLEIVFLLAASISVAQLFYLGFSWKTIQSHMVAKLAKAMPTFLILFAIGTIIGSWIISGTIPMFVYYGIKSINASYIYIICFVVPIIFSSLTGTSWGSVGTIGVVLIGVAGAIEADLGIAAGAIIGGAFFGDKLSPLSDTTNIAALAVEIDVYDHIRSMLWTTLPSAILAGIIFFVMGFLAPPASLTGGDYSQVERTLEGIDALFEFNILLLVPPIIVLYGSIKKIATLPVLISSSITACILALIFQDFRSEDVIHAFYKGFDTSMASWVGVVPENVATLFNRGGLYELNDPIVISLIVFCFVGSIDTIQAMPRIVSRVFSFAKSRSATIISALLSTGLSNSMTSNQYAASFIVGDAFLHKFDQLKIPRKVLSRSIEDMGTMLESLVPWHTTSVFMVATLGVPLADFWNWQLLSLFNFVMAFSLALTGIGCFYEESSDLLTAKSQQKG